The Colius striatus isolate bColStr4 chromosome Z, bColStr4.1.hap1, whole genome shotgun sequence DNA window CTTTTGGCAAGAGACCGATCTCTTATTCATGTACACAAAAAGTGGTTAGATAAGGGGCAATTTTGTTACCTTTCGGTGTTCCTGAATGCACCATGACATAATCATATAACACTTAACAAACTGTAAAACTGCACTGtcattttattattataaacAAAACATATTACTGGTTTTCCAAGCTCTAGATAAATTTTTAATGctaacttcttcctctttcatttctgtAAGTCAAAGTTAGTACTCCTCACTGTGTTTTGACCACCAAGAGATTAATAGACAGATCTTCTAAATACTTGATTTCTTGTCAGAATTTGGTTTTATGGTTTATGGCTTAAAAGTAGTATTTCCTGAAGATCAAGCAGCAAGGAAAGGCTTTAACACCAATAGGATCAGTCTCAGCTACTTCTATCTGCATCTAACCATCTTTTCAAGTTGATGACTTTCAAGACAGGTATCTGAACAAGTCTAAGATATTTCTCCAACAAAATTCAGGAAGAGGTTTTCCAAACTGTCGTTGGTCTCACTGATAAATTACAGAGTTCTCTTAGTCTTCACAAAGGATTTAAACACAAAGTCACTCTGGTTTCAGGGATTTACCTTTACTGTCCCTGTGAAAGGCTGCCCAAATTTGGTCAAGAAAACTGCAAACAGGAACCTTCTTACCAAAGATGTGCTGTACTCTGAAAATTAACTTTCCCTTTCCCAATTATTTGCATTGTgtacagaaccatagaatcttttaggttggaaaagacctttaagatcaccatgTACAAACACTGACTgaacagtgccaagcccaccaataaaccatgtccctcagcatctcatccaCAGTCCACAATGGCTACCTGGGCAGTCAGTGCCAGTGTTTAAGAACTCTCTTAgcgaaaaagctcttcctaatctccagtctaaacctcccctgctgcaacttgaggccatttcctcttgtcctgtcacttgttacttcaAAGACTGATCCCCACCTTGCATTTTAAGGTAGCtacagagagtgatcatgtctccttctcatcttcctccaggataaacaaccccagcttcctcagctaagtcataagacttgtgctgcAAACCCTTCACTAGCTTTGTTGCTTGTCTCTGGACAAGTGCATGCTACAACTCAGTGATAAACTGATTTCCTATGTATCTTCTCCCAGTCTCCAGGGGGGCTGCAGAGATGCCAGACCCAGGAACTGCAGGCTCTGTGTTCTCATAATCCCTCTGCTCATGCCaagacagcaaaagaaaaaaaaacaggcataGCAGAACACAGAGAATGAACAGAATGAAGATTAAAGACACAGAAAGATACAGGATCAAGAATCAACATACAAAATAAAGTAGAGAGGAAGACTGACAAGAAGAAAGAGGTGAGAGCTGCAGTAGTCCAGATAAGCAAAATAGCAACCATGGCCAGCATTCTTCAGTGGCTGTCTAAAGCGAGGCTTGGTGACAGTTAAAATATAAGGACATTAGTGAGAATTCACGAAGCAAGTGTTCCAAGGGAGGTTTTGATGGATTTAAGATTGCATAGAGGTGGTGCAGAACTGTAAATTCCTGAAAATACAATAATAATCTCACACTTTGTGGTGTCTGATAAAGGACAAGTATCTCGATCTCAGTTAAATATGTCtgattttgttcattttgctagatttttcttctcaattttaaaaatagcagttACATAAGAGGTCAACTTAAGTTTCCCCCCAAAGGACtctaacatttaaaatataaaaacaattCTCAAAGTTTATCAGAAGCTTGTAAACTTTTAACCACCCCAATCCACGGATACTGAGTTTGTGAAATTCACTCTTTGACAGGCACACAACCATGACATTAAATGGAAGTtctgttaatgaaaaaaaaaaaaagatagcgGACTAGCGTTTCAGTCACTACCCTAATTTTCTCTTAAGCACTTGGTGATTCCTTCTCAGCTCTGTTCTATAAATCCTGTGTTCAGAAAGAAATCTTATTTGTAGTAATTCCAATAATTCTAAAAGCTCCAACTCGTTGATTTTCAAAAGTGATACATATATCTAATGCAgccaaacttaaaaaaaacattgcCTCCACCCATGAGCTGCTGTCAAACACAACAACATTTTACCTGAGTAAGTGCAGTTACTCTGTTTTCACTCGGAAATAGTGGTGGATCTTCTCCAACTTGGAAATCAAAGTACACCGTTTTGTGTGTGAAAGTAGAGAATTCATTGCTGAAGCAGAATTTGTATGTTCCATTTCTGGATGCAGTGAAGGTGAAGCTATCATACTGCTTCTTCATCTCTTTGTACAATACAATGCCATCAGGATCTTCCAAACGACAGTCAACATCGTAATGACCGCCAGTGATCACCTGACAATAAACAACAAGAAACTGTCTTCTTAACAATATAGACATTTgtacatttcttttcagaaagatCACTTGTCAAGTAGCACTGCAAaaatttttttgctttaacaaacgttttaaaattaatttcttttaatttccttcaaaacaaaatttctTATGGAAgacaaaacataattaaaaaaactctGGGTTCAGCGTAAGTCaactatatttttaaaacacttatGAGAGTAATTTTAGTTAGTTGGTTATGAATAATTTTCCAAAGCAAAGGCTACAGCAGACGAAACTTGATGAGGGACCAACGACATTACTGTAACAAATCCGGCTGGCTGAGAAGGCTAACATGCAGTAAGCCAGCCCAGCCCCGTTCTGTAGGGCCACAAGAGTGTAACTATCCTGTCTAGCTCCAGCTAGGCTGTGGGAATGGTGTTTGACCAGTAGAACAGGTATTGCAATCTGGCTGGTCTGCACCTGTGAAGATCAGAAAGCCTGATGGTTCTCTCCTGCACAGCTAGCCACAGCATTACTTCCTCAAACCTGCACATCCTACAACTGCCTACAAGTGACTCAAAACTTCACTTGATTGtctcaaggtttttttttcaggctttgattATTGTTGGCCTACAGCATATTGCTCTGTAAACTAACTAATACACCTCTACGGAAAGACTGAACAATAACTTAAGCACTCCTAACTTGGTGTTCTAACAACTCTTAGGCTAGTAGTTGCTTAATCCTTGCTCCAAACTTTTTGCTTTTAACATAAAGTATgctgaaagaggaagaaacttAGATAAATGGGTCATGCCTTTAGACCTACATGCAGAAATTACTGTACATTATTAGTATCTGAGTACCTGTACTACAGTTTGCATAGTATTAGTGAAACCTACATCAATTTATTTAGATATCAAGTCATTGAAATCATAACATTTATGGCACAAATGAAATAACAAGCAGTAGCTCAGATCTGAACAATAGCTCTACAAAcaggaagttttaaaaatattcagttgGCAAGCAGTATCTTCACATATTCTTTTTCCAAGACTATGACGACAGGATACAAAGAGTAAAAAAACTGTAAATCTGAATGTCTGGCTCTCTGGACGCCTCTCCTTGAGTGTCTGCACCTAGGTAGGATTTTCATAGAGAAATGCTTACCcggttggaaaaaaacccaaaaagagtatttttttgtAACGAAACAATGGTTCATTTTTTAAGTATGATCTCAAACTTGACAGGTGCATGTGTTTTACCAGTAACATGGAAGTGACTCACATGCATTTATATCACACACCCAGTTTACACATAAAATCAGGTAAAGATTTGCCAGAACTTTGAAGTTCCTCTAAGATTCCTTCCCCCAGAGCTTGCTTGAGCCTCCCCTCAGCTCTTAAGACACACTACCAAAGGACATGTACACAGTACTTCAGTCCACTGGTGGCTGGCTAAATCCACTTTCCTTTCAATAATGCTAATCCTGTTCTGATCATCAACAAAAACAGCTTATCTGTCCAGCAGCCCGATACCCACTTCAAAACAATGGGAAAAGTACTGCATAGAAAAGACTCCATGACAGTAGCTGGCATGGACAAGAAACATTTAGACAAAAGAACTAGAACAGAGTTacaagggacctctagagatcatctagtccaacctccccttcagaagcaggttcacctagatcaggtcacacaggaacgtgtccaggtgggctcTTAAAAGCTCCACAGAAAGAcactccacaacttctctgggcagcttgtgccagggctctctcgccctcacagcaaagaagttccTCCTCGTGTTTAAAATACTAAAGATGCGACAGCAGCCAGGAAAGATGGGACTTCAGTAAGAAACACCAGACCAAAGAAGTATATAACCCCTTCATATACCCCAGAGGTAACTGTGGTCCCCATTGCcagtgatgattttttttgtgctgttatGAAGTCACTGACTTTACCAGCTGAAATGACCGACTGAATGGTTCCAACTGTGCTGATAGGCTCAAAGGAACCAAAGCTGTCAGGACTATTTGTTCAATACATCACAAGGCTGAACAGCATTCTGTATCACAATGTCTGCTTGTTCGAGCTCTTGGAAAGCGGGAAATCCACGTGGAGCTGTGGAGTCTCACTTGGCATGTTCACATAAACCACAGCCTTCAATAAGACACTGACTGCCTGAATGGTTTAGGATTTTTGTCTCTCCACATGCTAGGGACACTTTGCTGCAGACCTCTTTCATCCTTCCCTTCCTATTTGCTGTGTGGCCCAGTCTGAACCATGCTCTGGAATATAAAACATTAGCTCTGTAAGTTGTGTTGTATTCATCGGGCAAATGTTTCATAGACCCCAAAGACATGATTTTCGTGCCGTCTGGCAGGCGAGTGTGCATGCAGCGATCGGGGAAAAAGCCACCGCCAGCTCCCCGGGCAGGCTTTGTACGTCCGTCTTAGCCCGAGCTAAGCCCAGGCCTCCTCGCACAGCACACGACAGCTCGCAGAACCTCCATGGCCGAGCCAGAAACTCTGCATCGGCTTCCCCTGCCAACGCTGCCCCGAGCTGCCACAGAACTGAGCCGGCAGCCCCCCCCCAGCCGACACCGggcccgcggccgccgcgcccTGGCGTCAGGCCGGGGCCCAGCTCGGCCAgcgcggcacggcacggcacagcACGGACCGCCAGGGACCGCGGCGGCGCCGGCCCGAGGGCCCGCTCCTGGCCGCCCGCCCACCTGGAACTCGAGCGTGCACTTGGTGCCGCGGGCGATCTCCTCGTAGAAGCACTGCTTGGCGTTGTCGGGCAGCTCGAAGGTGATCTCGGAGGCGCGGGCGGCGCAGGCCGCCACACACACCACAAGCAACGTCGGCAGCCGCCCCCGCGGCCCCGCGACCCGGGAACCCCGCAGCGGCATGGCCTGGCGTGGGGTGAGGCGAAGGAGctggagcggagcggagcgggcggcggggcgggagcggagcgggcggcggggcgggaggcgCCGGCGTGGCGGAGCGCGGCAGGGCGGAGCGGCCACCCGGAACCACCCGCGCGCGCTTCCGGGCgagcgccccctggcggcgggcGGCTGTGCGGCGGCGGGCAGTGGGAGCGCGTTGCCGCCCGGCCCGAGAGCACCGCGGCGCCTGCGCCAGAGGCAGGGAGCACACTTCAGAGCGGACGCGCTGGCGAAGGGATGCTGGGAAGGAGTGTCCTCGGAGACTTCAGTGTCCTCGGCAGCAGAATGAACTTGTGATGAGCCAGGTTTGGCCCCCCATTCTGTCTCCTCCGAAAAAGAGGTGAACCTGCATGAAGGATGTGGTGCAAAAGAGGCACCACGCTCCTTACCAAAATCTTACCAGCCCCCTTGCAGGGGTTACGAAGAAACCCCTGCGAACCAAACGATGGCCGAGAGAGCCTACACAGGCTTGTTTCGGCATGCAAGGAGGTGGCTCATGAGTGAGCCTGTGGAGCTTGTGAATTTCTCAGTACGTTATTAGAAGCCTGGTCATCTCTTTGAGAACTCTGAACACAGGACAAAGGTACCCAAAATTCGCTCATAGATTGGCAGGTATGGATTAAAGACAGATGGCAGATGCTTTACCCATTACAATTAACCCTCAGGtctttgctggttttatttaaacACACTGTTATTTCAGATTGCATTTAAGGCTTGGCTGATAGTTGAgttagctcaaaaacaagttacATATCTGAGCCATAGGAAGCAGCTTCAGACATTTTACTTGAATTGGTCACTCTAGGCTTGTAGGACCTGTATGCCTTCATGGAGTGTTAAACCACCTTCAGCTTCATGTGGTAAGAAATATATTGCATGAAGAATCACTGTAAATTTTTACAGCAACTGAGGTGATCCTATACAGCTTCTGGTTTCCTAGTTCACTCTTTCtagctattttttaaaagcctcacTAAATAGGCAAATGTAAGCTTTGCTAAGAAATGACGGCTGGAAACCTATCCTCAAataaccaaacaaaacagaagggGAAAGATGCCCAGTAAAACCAAGACAATCCTACAGAGCAGACAAGAAAGGTGCCTCATGGCACCTGCAGATTAGATGAAAGAGAATACTTCCTGATTCTTAAAACAGGTAATCAAGAATAGGTGACATAACTTATAATTTGTTATGGATTAATTGTTTTCTATATGTAGTGATAATGATTGAGAGCATTTAAGAACTCACTATTAGCAACATGAACCGCTTATCAACATTGGCACCTCCACAGAAGCTTGAAACTGGTTTGATTTGTCCATTTCCTAAACACCACAGTCACAGTGATATCCGATTCCCTAAATTACATAAGGAACTGTATATTGAATTGTAACACGAAAGAGCTGAGTTTTGCTGTTTTAGAAGAACATTGTATATGCCTTTCTACTTGTTGATTTCATTATAATTTTTCTTGAGTCAGTTAGTAATTGGTAATCCTTACaaggaacaacaacaaaaaaatcatgatAATTTTCCGTGAGCCAGTTAGTAGCCTTtacaaggaataaaaaaatcaggttgCTGGTACTGATGTTACTGTTACTCAATTCTTCACAGGTTCATAGAACCATAGgctgaaaaagacctttaaggtcactgCGTCACACTGTTAACCCCGCACTGCTACATCCACCAcgaaaccatgtccctaagtgccacatctacatatCTTTCAAGTACctctagggatgatgactccatcacttccctcgatagcctgttccactgcttgaTAATCCGTCCAGTGAAGACTTTTTTCTTGATATGAAATCCAAAACTCCCCTGGCACTACTTaaagccatttcctctcatcctaaCCTGGGAGGATGTAACTTgcgagaacagactgacccccaccttactacaacctcttttcatgtagttgtagagagcaagaaggtctcTGCTCGggctcctccagactaaacaaccccagctccctctcaTCATATGTtgtccagatccttcaccagctttgttgcttgtctctggacacactccagacctcagtgtccctgtgtcatggtttggcccagctagcacagcagcaccacgacagtctcccGCTCTGTgcctccattcacccccaccctcgttaggatggcagaggccccagcgaaatgggagtaaaaagataagcaaggttgttgtggattaagacaagggcagggagggctcgctgccaattacggttctgggcaaaacag harbors:
- the TMED7 gene encoding transmembrane emp24 domain-containing protein 7; this encodes MPLRGSRVAGPRGRLPTLLVVCVAACAARASEITFELPDNAKQCFYEEIARGTKCTLEFQVITGGHYDVDCRLEDPDGIVLYKEMKKQYDSFTFTASRNGTYKFCFSNEFSTFTHKTVYFDFQVGEDPPLFPSENRVTALTQMESACVSIHEALKSVIDYQTHFRLREAQGRSRAEDLNSRVAYWSIGEAIILLFVSIGQVFLLKSFFSDKRTTTTRVGS